The following are encoded in a window of Chlorocebus sabaeus isolate Y175 chromosome 22, mChlSab1.0.hap1, whole genome shotgun sequence genomic DNA:
- the IQSEC1 gene encoding IQ motif and SEC7 domain-containing protein 1 isoform X6 — protein MACRRRYFVEGEAPSSETGTSLDSPSAYPQGPLVPGSSLSPDHYEHTSVGAYGLYSGPPGQQQRTRRPKLQHSTSILRKQAEEEAIKRSRSLSESYELSSDLQDKQVEMLERKYGGRLVTRHAARTIQTAFRQYQMNKNFERLRSSMSENRMSRRIVLSNMRMQFSFEGPEKVHSSYFEGKQVSVTNDGSQLGALVPPECGDLSEPTTLKSPAPSSDFADAITELEDAFSRQVKSLAESIDDALNCRSLHTEEAPALDAARARDTEPQTALHSMDHRKLDEMTASYSDVTLYIDEEELSPPLPLSQAGDRPSSTESDLRLRAGGAAPDYWALAHKEDKADTDTSCRSTPSLERQEQRLRVEHLPLLTIEPPSDSSVDLSDRSERGSLKRQSAYERSLGGQQGSPKHGPHSGPPKSLPREEPELRPRPPRPLDSHLAINGSANRQSKSESDYSDGDNDSINSTSNSNDTINCSSESSSRDSLREQTLSKQTYHKEARNSWDSPAFSNDVIRKRHYRIGLNLFNKKPEKGVQYLIERGFVPDTPVGVAHFLLQRKGLSRQMIGEFLGNRQKQFNRDVLDCVVDEMDFSTMELDEALRKFQAHIRVQGEAQKVERLIEAFSQRYCICNPGVVRQFRNPDTIFILAFAIILLNTDMYSPNVKPERKMKLEDFIKNLRGVDDGEDIPREMLIGIYERIRKRELKTNEDHVSQVQKVEKLIVGKKPIGSLHPGLGCVLSLPHRRLVCYCRLFEVPDPNKPQKLGLHQREIFLFNDLLVVTKIFQKKKNSVTYSFRQSFSLYGMQVLLFENQYYPNGIRLTSSVPGADIKVLINFNAPNPQDRKKFTDDLRESIAEVQEMEKHRIESELEKQKGVVRPSMSQCSSLKKESGNGTLSRACLDDSYASGEGLKRSALSSSLRDLSEAGKRGRRSSAGSLESNVEGSIISSPHMRRRATSTRECPSRPHQTMPNSSSLLGSLFGSKRGKPPPQAHLPSAPAPPPPHPPVVLPHLQHSVAGHHLGPPEGLPQAPVHGHHTQYCHMQQNPPPYHHHHHHHPPQHIQHAHQYHHGPHGGHPAYGAHAHGHPPLSAAHMGHTAHHHGQPPAPPPPTSSKAKPSGISTIV, from the exons gtGGAGATGCTAGAACGAAAGTATGGGGGGCGCCTGGTAACCCGCCATGCGGCCCGCACCATCCAGACGGCGTTTCGCCAGTACCAGATGAACAAGAACTTCGAGCGCTTGCGCAGCTCCATGTCAGAGAACCGCATGTCGCGCCGGATCGTGCTGTCCAACATGAGGATGCAGTTCTCCTTTGAGGGGCCTGAGAAAGTGCACAGCTCCTACTTCGAAGGGAAGCAGGTCTCAGTGACTAACGACGGCTCCCAGCTGGGAGCTCTGGTGCCCCCTGAGTGTGGTGACCTCAGCGAGCCGACTACCCTCAAGTCTCCAGCCCCCTCTAGCGACTTTGCGGACGCCATCACCGAGCTGGAGGACGCCTTCTCTAGGCAAGTGAAATCACTGGCCGAGTCCATCGACGATGCTCTCAACTGCCGCAGCCTGCACACTGAGGAGGCACCGGCCCTGGATGCGGCGCGGGCCCGGGACACTGAGCCCCAGACAGCCCTGCACAGCATGGACCACCGCAAACTGGATGAGATGACGGCCTCGTACAGCGATGTCACCCTGTACATCGATGAGGAGGAGCTGTCTCCCCCTCTGCCCCTCTCGCAGGCAGGGGACCGGCCGTCCAGCACTGAGTCGGACCTGCGGCTGCGGGCTGGGGGCGCAGCCCCAGACTACTGGGCCCTGGCCCACAAAGAGGACAAGGCTGACACGGACACGAGCTGCCGGAGCACACCGTCGCTGGAGCGACAGGAGCAGCGGCTGCGGGTGGAGCATCTCCCGCTGCTCACCATCGAGCCACCCAGTGACAGCTCCGTGGACCTCAGTGACCGCTCGGAGCGGGGCTCGCTCAAGAGGCAGAGTGCCTATGAGCGCAGCCTCGGTGGGCAGCAGGGCAGCCCCAAGCATGGTCCCCACAGTGGCCCCCCGAAGAGCCTCCCCCGGGAGGAGCCTGAGTTGCGGCCCCGGCCCCCCAGGCCCCTAGACAGCCACTTGGCCATCAATGGCTCGGCCAACCGGCAGAGCAAATCTGAGTCGGACTACTCAGACGGCGACAATGACAGCATCAACAGCACATCCAACTCCAACGACACCATCAACTGCAGCTCCGAGTCATCGTCCCGTGACAGCCTGCGGGAGCAGACGCTCAGCAAGCAGACCTACCACAAGGAGGCCCGCAACAGCTGGGACTCACCCGCCTTTAGCAACGATGTCATCCGCAAGAGGCACTACCGCATCGGCCTGAACCTCTTCAACAA GAAGCCTGAGAAGGGAGTCCAGTACCTCATCGAGCGTGGCTTTGTGCCCGACACGCCCGTCGGGGTGGCCCACTTCCTGCTGCAGCGCAAGGGCCTAAGCCGGCAAATGATCGGCGAGTTCCTGGGCAACCGGCAGAAGCAGTTCAACCGCGACGTGCTCGA CTGCGTGGTGGATGAGATGGACTTCTCTACCATGGAGCTGGACGAAGCCCTCAGGAAATTCCAGGCGCACATCCGTGTCCAAGGGGAGGCTCAGAAAGTGGAGCGGCTCATCGAGGCGTTCAG CCAGCGCTACTGCATCTGCAACCCCGGGGTGGTGCGGCAGTTCCGGAACCCAGACACCATTTTCATCCTGGCCTTCGCCATCATCCTGCTGAACACCGACATGTACAGCCCCAATGTCAAGCCCGAGCGGAAAATGAAGCTGGAGGACTTCATCAAGAACCTCCGAG GTGTGGACGATGGTGAGGACATTCCCCGGGAGATGCTGATCGGGATCTATGAACGGATCCGTAAGCGAGAGCTGAAGACCAATGAGGACCATGTATCCCAGGTGCAGAAGGTGGAGAAGCTCATTGTGGGGAAGAAGCCG ATCGGATCCCTGCATCCCGGGCTCGGCTGT GTGCTTTCTCTGCCCCACCGTCGGTTGGTCTGCTACTGCCGGCTCTTTGAGGTTCCAGACCCAAACAAGCCCCAGAAACTCGGACTACACCAGCGAGAAATCTTCCTGTTCAACGACCTCCTGGTG GTCACCAAGATCTTCCAGAAGAAGAAGAACTCGGTGACGTACAGCTTCCGACAGTCCTTCTCCTTGTACGGCATGCAGGTCCTGCTCTTCGAGAACCAGT ACTACCCCAATGGCATCCGGCTCACTTCATCTGTCCCCGGAGCAGACATCAAAGTGTTAATAAACTTCAACGCCCCCAACCCTCAAGACCGGAAGAAATTCACTGATGACCTGCGGGAGTCCATTGCGGAAGTCCAAGAGATGGAGAAGCACAGGATAGAGT CGGAGCTTGAGAAGCAGAAAGGCGTTGTGCGGCCCAGCATGTCCCAGTGCTCCAGCCTCAAAAAGGAGTCAGGCAATGGAACACTGAGCCGGGCCTGCCTGGACGACAGCTACGCCAGCGGCGAGGGCCTCAAGCGCAGTGCCCTCAGCAGCTCCCTGCGGGACCTCTCGGAAGCTG GGAAGCGAGGGCGTCGCAGCAGTGCGGGATCGCTAGAGAGCAATGTGGAA GGGTCCATCATTAGCAGTCCTCACATGCGCCGGAGAGCTACATCAACACGAGAGTGTCCATCTCGCCCACACCAGACTATGCCCAACTCATCTTCCCTCCTGGGCTCCTTATTCGGGAGCAAGAGAgggaagccccctccccaggcccacctgccctcagccccagccccgcCACCCCCTCACCCACCGGTGGTCCTGCCCCACCTGCAGCACTCCGTGGCTGGCCACCACCTGGGGCCCCCAGAGGGGCTGCCGCAGGCCCCTGTGCATGGGCATCACACCCAGTACTGCCACATGCAGCAGAACCCACccccctaccaccaccaccaccaccaccacccgccCCAGCACATCCAGCACGCACACCAGTACCACCACGGCCCCCACGGGGGGCACCCAGCCTACGGGGCCCACGCCCATGGCCACCCGCCACTGTCCGCGGCCCACATGGGGCACACAGCGCACCACCACGGGCAGCCCCCTGCCCCGCCGCCCCCCACCAGCAGCAAGGCCAAACCCAGCGGCATCAGCACAATTGTGTAG
- the IQSEC1 gene encoding IQ motif and SEC7 domain-containing protein 1 isoform X7, with protein MLERKYGGRLVTRHAARTIQTAFRQYQMNKNFERLRSSMSENRMSRRIVLSNMRMQFSFEGPEKVHSSYFEGKQVSVTNDGSQLGALVPPECGDLSEPTTLKSPAPSSDFADAITELEDAFSRQVKSLAESIDDALNCRSLHTEEAPALDAARARDTEPQTALHSMDHRKLDEMTASYSDVTLYIDEEELSPPLPLSQAGDRPSSTESDLRLRAGGAAPDYWALAHKEDKADTDTSCRSTPSLERQEQRLRVEHLPLLTIEPPSDSSVDLSDRSERGSLKRQSAYERSLGGQQGSPKHGPHSGPPKSLPREEPELRPRPPRPLDSHLAINGSANRQSKSESDYSDGDNDSINSTSNSNDTINCSSESSSRDSLREQTLSKQTYHKEARNSWDSPAFSNDVIRKRHYRIGLNLFNKKPEKGVQYLIERGFVPDTPVGVAHFLLQRKGLSRQMIGEFLGNRQKQFNRDVLDCVVDEMDFSTMELDEALRKFQAHIRVQGEAQKVERLIEAFSQRYCICNPGVVRQFRNPDTIFILAFAIILLNTDMYSPNVKPERKMKLEDFIKNLRGVDDGEDIPREMLIGIYERIRKRELKTNEDHVSQVQKVEKLIVGKKPIGSLHPGLGCVLSLPHRRLVCYCRLFEVPDPNKPQKLGLHQREIFLFNDLLVVTKIFQKKKNSVTYSFRQSFSLYGMQVLLFENQYYPNGIRLTSSVPGADIKVLINFNAPNPQDRKKFTDDLRESIAEVQEMEKHRIESELEKQKGVVRPSMSQCSSLKKESGNGTLSRACLDDSYASGEGLKRSALSSSLRDLSEAGKRGRRSSAGSLESNVEGSIISSPHMRRRATSTRECPSRPHQTMPNSSSLLGSLFGSKRGKPPPQAHLPSAPAPPPPHPPVVLPHLQHSVAGHHLGPPEGLPQAPVHGHHTQYCHMQQNPPPYHHHHHHHPPQHIQHAHQYHHGPHGGHPAYGAHAHGHPPLSAAHMGHTAHHHGQPPAPPPPTSSKAKPSGISTIV; from the exons ATGCTAGAACGAAAGTATGGGGGGCGCCTGGTAACCCGCCATGCGGCCCGCACCATCCAGACGGCGTTTCGCCAGTACCAGATGAACAAGAACTTCGAGCGCTTGCGCAGCTCCATGTCAGAGAACCGCATGTCGCGCCGGATCGTGCTGTCCAACATGAGGATGCAGTTCTCCTTTGAGGGGCCTGAGAAAGTGCACAGCTCCTACTTCGAAGGGAAGCAGGTCTCAGTGACTAACGACGGCTCCCAGCTGGGAGCTCTGGTGCCCCCTGAGTGTGGTGACCTCAGCGAGCCGACTACCCTCAAGTCTCCAGCCCCCTCTAGCGACTTTGCGGACGCCATCACCGAGCTGGAGGACGCCTTCTCTAGGCAAGTGAAATCACTGGCCGAGTCCATCGACGATGCTCTCAACTGCCGCAGCCTGCACACTGAGGAGGCACCGGCCCTGGATGCGGCGCGGGCCCGGGACACTGAGCCCCAGACAGCCCTGCACAGCATGGACCACCGCAAACTGGATGAGATGACGGCCTCGTACAGCGATGTCACCCTGTACATCGATGAGGAGGAGCTGTCTCCCCCTCTGCCCCTCTCGCAGGCAGGGGACCGGCCGTCCAGCACTGAGTCGGACCTGCGGCTGCGGGCTGGGGGCGCAGCCCCAGACTACTGGGCCCTGGCCCACAAAGAGGACAAGGCTGACACGGACACGAGCTGCCGGAGCACACCGTCGCTGGAGCGACAGGAGCAGCGGCTGCGGGTGGAGCATCTCCCGCTGCTCACCATCGAGCCACCCAGTGACAGCTCCGTGGACCTCAGTGACCGCTCGGAGCGGGGCTCGCTCAAGAGGCAGAGTGCCTATGAGCGCAGCCTCGGTGGGCAGCAGGGCAGCCCCAAGCATGGTCCCCACAGTGGCCCCCCGAAGAGCCTCCCCCGGGAGGAGCCTGAGTTGCGGCCCCGGCCCCCCAGGCCCCTAGACAGCCACTTGGCCATCAATGGCTCGGCCAACCGGCAGAGCAAATCTGAGTCGGACTACTCAGACGGCGACAATGACAGCATCAACAGCACATCCAACTCCAACGACACCATCAACTGCAGCTCCGAGTCATCGTCCCGTGACAGCCTGCGGGAGCAGACGCTCAGCAAGCAGACCTACCACAAGGAGGCCCGCAACAGCTGGGACTCACCCGCCTTTAGCAACGATGTCATCCGCAAGAGGCACTACCGCATCGGCCTGAACCTCTTCAACAA GAAGCCTGAGAAGGGAGTCCAGTACCTCATCGAGCGTGGCTTTGTGCCCGACACGCCCGTCGGGGTGGCCCACTTCCTGCTGCAGCGCAAGGGCCTAAGCCGGCAAATGATCGGCGAGTTCCTGGGCAACCGGCAGAAGCAGTTCAACCGCGACGTGCTCGA CTGCGTGGTGGATGAGATGGACTTCTCTACCATGGAGCTGGACGAAGCCCTCAGGAAATTCCAGGCGCACATCCGTGTCCAAGGGGAGGCTCAGAAAGTGGAGCGGCTCATCGAGGCGTTCAG CCAGCGCTACTGCATCTGCAACCCCGGGGTGGTGCGGCAGTTCCGGAACCCAGACACCATTTTCATCCTGGCCTTCGCCATCATCCTGCTGAACACCGACATGTACAGCCCCAATGTCAAGCCCGAGCGGAAAATGAAGCTGGAGGACTTCATCAAGAACCTCCGAG GTGTGGACGATGGTGAGGACATTCCCCGGGAGATGCTGATCGGGATCTATGAACGGATCCGTAAGCGAGAGCTGAAGACCAATGAGGACCATGTATCCCAGGTGCAGAAGGTGGAGAAGCTCATTGTGGGGAAGAAGCCG ATCGGATCCCTGCATCCCGGGCTCGGCTGT GTGCTTTCTCTGCCCCACCGTCGGTTGGTCTGCTACTGCCGGCTCTTTGAGGTTCCAGACCCAAACAAGCCCCAGAAACTCGGACTACACCAGCGAGAAATCTTCCTGTTCAACGACCTCCTGGTG GTCACCAAGATCTTCCAGAAGAAGAAGAACTCGGTGACGTACAGCTTCCGACAGTCCTTCTCCTTGTACGGCATGCAGGTCCTGCTCTTCGAGAACCAGT ACTACCCCAATGGCATCCGGCTCACTTCATCTGTCCCCGGAGCAGACATCAAAGTGTTAATAAACTTCAACGCCCCCAACCCTCAAGACCGGAAGAAATTCACTGATGACCTGCGGGAGTCCATTGCGGAAGTCCAAGAGATGGAGAAGCACAGGATAGAGT CGGAGCTTGAGAAGCAGAAAGGCGTTGTGCGGCCCAGCATGTCCCAGTGCTCCAGCCTCAAAAAGGAGTCAGGCAATGGAACACTGAGCCGGGCCTGCCTGGACGACAGCTACGCCAGCGGCGAGGGCCTCAAGCGCAGTGCCCTCAGCAGCTCCCTGCGGGACCTCTCGGAAGCTG GGAAGCGAGGGCGTCGCAGCAGTGCGGGATCGCTAGAGAGCAATGTGGAA GGGTCCATCATTAGCAGTCCTCACATGCGCCGGAGAGCTACATCAACACGAGAGTGTCCATCTCGCCCACACCAGACTATGCCCAACTCATCTTCCCTCCTGGGCTCCTTATTCGGGAGCAAGAGAgggaagccccctccccaggcccacctgccctcagccccagccccgcCACCCCCTCACCCACCGGTGGTCCTGCCCCACCTGCAGCACTCCGTGGCTGGCCACCACCTGGGGCCCCCAGAGGGGCTGCCGCAGGCCCCTGTGCATGGGCATCACACCCAGTACTGCCACATGCAGCAGAACCCACccccctaccaccaccaccaccaccaccacccgccCCAGCACATCCAGCACGCACACCAGTACCACCACGGCCCCCACGGGGGGCACCCAGCCTACGGGGCCCACGCCCATGGCCACCCGCCACTGTCCGCGGCCCACATGGGGCACACAGCGCACCACCACGGGCAGCCCCCTGCCCCGCCGCCCCCCACCAGCAGCAAGGCCAAACCCAGCGGCATCAGCACAATTGTGTAG
- the IQSEC1 gene encoding IQ motif and SEC7 domain-containing protein 1 isoform X9, whose product MLERKYGGRLVTRHAARTIQTAFRQYQMNKNFERLRSSMSENRMSRRIVLSNMRMQFSFEGPEKVHSSYFEGKQVSVTNDGSQLGALVPPECGDLSEPTTLKSPAPSSDFADAITELEDAFSRQVKSLAESIDDALNCRSLHTEEAPALDAARARDTEPQTALHSMDHRKLDEMTASYSDVTLYIDEEELSPPLPLSQAGDRPSSTESDLRLRAGGAAPDYWALAHKEDKADTDTSCRSTPSLERQEQRLRVEHLPLLTIEPPSDSSVDLSDRSERGSLKRQSAYERSLGGQQGSPKHGPHSGPPKSLPREEPELRPRPPRPLDSHLAINGSANRQSKSESDYSDGDNDSINSTSNSNDTINCSSESSSRDSLREQTLSKQTYHKEARNSWDSPAFSNDVIRKRHYRIGLNLFNKKPEKGVQYLIERGFVPDTPVGVAHFLLQRKGLSRQMIGEFLGNRQKQFNRDVLDCVVDEMDFSTMELDEALRKFQAHIRVQGEAQKVERLIEAFSQRYCICNPGVVRQFRNPDTIFILAFAIILLNTDMYSPNVKPERKMKLEDFIKNLRGVDDGEDIPREMLIGIYERIRKRELKTNEDHVSQVQKVEKLIVGKKPIGSLHPGLGCVLSLPHRRLVCYCRLFEVPDPNKPQKLGLHQREIFLFNDLLVVTKIFQKKKNSVTYSFRQSFSLYGMQVLLFENQYYPNGIRLTSSVPGADIKVLINFNAPNPQDRKKFTDDLRESIAEVQEMEKHRIESELEKQKGVVRPSMSQCSSLKKESGNGTLSRACLDDSYASGEGLKRSALSSSLRDLSEAGVHH is encoded by the exons ATGCTAGAACGAAAGTATGGGGGGCGCCTGGTAACCCGCCATGCGGCCCGCACCATCCAGACGGCGTTTCGCCAGTACCAGATGAACAAGAACTTCGAGCGCTTGCGCAGCTCCATGTCAGAGAACCGCATGTCGCGCCGGATCGTGCTGTCCAACATGAGGATGCAGTTCTCCTTTGAGGGGCCTGAGAAAGTGCACAGCTCCTACTTCGAAGGGAAGCAGGTCTCAGTGACTAACGACGGCTCCCAGCTGGGAGCTCTGGTGCCCCCTGAGTGTGGTGACCTCAGCGAGCCGACTACCCTCAAGTCTCCAGCCCCCTCTAGCGACTTTGCGGACGCCATCACCGAGCTGGAGGACGCCTTCTCTAGGCAAGTGAAATCACTGGCCGAGTCCATCGACGATGCTCTCAACTGCCGCAGCCTGCACACTGAGGAGGCACCGGCCCTGGATGCGGCGCGGGCCCGGGACACTGAGCCCCAGACAGCCCTGCACAGCATGGACCACCGCAAACTGGATGAGATGACGGCCTCGTACAGCGATGTCACCCTGTACATCGATGAGGAGGAGCTGTCTCCCCCTCTGCCCCTCTCGCAGGCAGGGGACCGGCCGTCCAGCACTGAGTCGGACCTGCGGCTGCGGGCTGGGGGCGCAGCCCCAGACTACTGGGCCCTGGCCCACAAAGAGGACAAGGCTGACACGGACACGAGCTGCCGGAGCACACCGTCGCTGGAGCGACAGGAGCAGCGGCTGCGGGTGGAGCATCTCCCGCTGCTCACCATCGAGCCACCCAGTGACAGCTCCGTGGACCTCAGTGACCGCTCGGAGCGGGGCTCGCTCAAGAGGCAGAGTGCCTATGAGCGCAGCCTCGGTGGGCAGCAGGGCAGCCCCAAGCATGGTCCCCACAGTGGCCCCCCGAAGAGCCTCCCCCGGGAGGAGCCTGAGTTGCGGCCCCGGCCCCCCAGGCCCCTAGACAGCCACTTGGCCATCAATGGCTCGGCCAACCGGCAGAGCAAATCTGAGTCGGACTACTCAGACGGCGACAATGACAGCATCAACAGCACATCCAACTCCAACGACACCATCAACTGCAGCTCCGAGTCATCGTCCCGTGACAGCCTGCGGGAGCAGACGCTCAGCAAGCAGACCTACCACAAGGAGGCCCGCAACAGCTGGGACTCACCCGCCTTTAGCAACGATGTCATCCGCAAGAGGCACTACCGCATCGGCCTGAACCTCTTCAACAA GAAGCCTGAGAAGGGAGTCCAGTACCTCATCGAGCGTGGCTTTGTGCCCGACACGCCCGTCGGGGTGGCCCACTTCCTGCTGCAGCGCAAGGGCCTAAGCCGGCAAATGATCGGCGAGTTCCTGGGCAACCGGCAGAAGCAGTTCAACCGCGACGTGCTCGA CTGCGTGGTGGATGAGATGGACTTCTCTACCATGGAGCTGGACGAAGCCCTCAGGAAATTCCAGGCGCACATCCGTGTCCAAGGGGAGGCTCAGAAAGTGGAGCGGCTCATCGAGGCGTTCAG CCAGCGCTACTGCATCTGCAACCCCGGGGTGGTGCGGCAGTTCCGGAACCCAGACACCATTTTCATCCTGGCCTTCGCCATCATCCTGCTGAACACCGACATGTACAGCCCCAATGTCAAGCCCGAGCGGAAAATGAAGCTGGAGGACTTCATCAAGAACCTCCGAG GTGTGGACGATGGTGAGGACATTCCCCGGGAGATGCTGATCGGGATCTATGAACGGATCCGTAAGCGAGAGCTGAAGACCAATGAGGACCATGTATCCCAGGTGCAGAAGGTGGAGAAGCTCATTGTGGGGAAGAAGCCG ATCGGATCCCTGCATCCCGGGCTCGGCTGT GTGCTTTCTCTGCCCCACCGTCGGTTGGTCTGCTACTGCCGGCTCTTTGAGGTTCCAGACCCAAACAAGCCCCAGAAACTCGGACTACACCAGCGAGAAATCTTCCTGTTCAACGACCTCCTGGTG GTCACCAAGATCTTCCAGAAGAAGAAGAACTCGGTGACGTACAGCTTCCGACAGTCCTTCTCCTTGTACGGCATGCAGGTCCTGCTCTTCGAGAACCAGT ACTACCCCAATGGCATCCGGCTCACTTCATCTGTCCCCGGAGCAGACATCAAAGTGTTAATAAACTTCAACGCCCCCAACCCTCAAGACCGGAAGAAATTCACTGATGACCTGCGGGAGTCCATTGCGGAAGTCCAAGAGATGGAGAAGCACAGGATAGAGT CGGAGCTTGAGAAGCAGAAAGGCGTTGTGCGGCCCAGCATGTCCCAGTGCTCCAGCCTCAAAAAGGAGTCAGGCAATGGAACACTGAGCCGGGCCTGCCTGGACGACAGCTACGCCAGCGGCGAGGGCCTCAAGCGCAGTGCCCTCAGCAGCTCCCTGCGGGACCTCTCGGAAGCTG GGGTCCATCATTAG